A window of Gallaecimonas kandeliae genomic DNA:
CATCCAGCAAAGCGACTACATCATACTGTCCTGAAAAAGGCGGCCCTGGCCGCCTTTTTCATTGAAATGAACAGTGTCAACGCCTGTTGCGGAGCTGTCACTGTGCGCCCCGGCCGCTGTTGCCATGATGGCGGCCTCGCATCCAAGGAGTCATAAGATGTCCAAGAAGGTTTATTGCATCGCCAGTTTCGAGCCCAAGCCGGGCAAGGACAAGGAGCTGTTCCGGGTATTGCAGGCCCTGGAGGCCGACACCCTGCGCGAGGACGGCTGCCTGCAATACCGCCTGACCCGCCAGATCCCCAGCCCCTTCGCCGAAGGCAGCAGCAAGCCACTGGTTTTCAATGAGATCTGGGCAGACATGGTCAGCTTCGAGGCCCATTGCCAGCGCCGCGACATTGGCGCCTTCTTCGAGGCCCAGTGCCTGAGCCCTGACGGCCTGGTGGCCAGCTACAACGTCTGCGTCTACTCCGACGAGCCCGAAGATTACGACGCCCCAGCGCTCGCTTGACTCCCATCGGAGGGGGTGGGTAAGGTAAGATCATCTAAACATAAGGAAATGTATTTATGATGCTTTTGCTCTCCATGCTGACCTCGGTGCAACTTTTTGGAAAGGTACAGGTCAGCTATCCACAAACCCCAGCCCCCTGGGTGCGCAGTGAACAGACTGAACCCACTTATCCTCTACCGCTGGCAAAAGCCGGCATTCGTGGTTGCGCACTTTTTAACGTTAACATCGACAAAGACGGTAACACGGACAAGGTTCAGCTGGTGGACGCTATCCCCAGTCGCGGACTGGAGAAACCTGCCGCCCAGTTGATTAAGGGATGGCACTGGATACCGAGTAAAGAGGGCAAGGCGCAGGCCGCCTCACAACAGGTTCGGTTGGACTTCTGCATCGACAGTCAAAGTGAGGGTAAAGCCAAGGCTCAGTGTCTGGCACAATCCCAGCTAAAATGCCATTCAGGCAGCTGAAATAAAAACCCCGCCACGGCGGGGTTTTCTTCAGGCGGCGAAGGCGGCCTTTCGTTCGAAGTAGAAGGCCACCATCTTGTCCATCTCGGCCTGCTCATAGGGCACCAGGCCGGACAGCACCATCAGCTTCTCGCCGCTGCCCACCACCTCGCCGTCCTCGACGAAGTCGAAGCGCAGCAGGGCATTGCCACGTTTGCCTTCCACATCCAGGGTGGCGCCGGTGAAGACGATATCCGGGGCCTTGAGATCCACCCGTTTGAGGTCAATCGCCATGTTCTGGTACATCACCAGCGGGCGGGCGGGGTTGAGCATCACGCCCTTGTCCTTCATCAGCGGCAGCAGGATCGGCGGGAAGTTCTGGCCGGAGAAATAGACGTAGCGGCGGATCAAATGCTCGATGAGCGCTTCGTCCCGGCTCAACTCGCCGCTGTAAGCCATGTCCAGGTATTCCTTGCCGGCCGCGTCCTTGATAAGGGCATGGTCTTGGCCACATTCCAGGTGCAGCGTGACCTCGCTGCCCACCATGCCGCTGAAGTTGCAGCGCATCTTCTGGTGCAGCCCAACCTTGCTGACCAGCATGGCGAACAGCAGATCGCCCGGCACGCAGAAGCGCTTGGCGTCTTCGTCGTGGATGGGGTTGAAGTCGGACGCCACCCCTTTGGCGAACAGGCTGGCCTGGGCCCGGGTGAAAGCGAAACCTTCCGGCTTATCCTGGTGATAGTCTTTTAAAAACATGGTCTTAAGTTAAAACCTCTGGCGAGACTGGCGCTAGTCTACCCCTTAAGCTTGGCAAAGATGGTCCAGCCAGCTAAAAGGTTGGACCTGTGACAACCCTGACAACAGTTTACTTTGTGGCCAGATCTTAGGATGATGGCTCCTGAGCCCGGAACGCCAAGCAGTGCAGGGACCGGGCTCGCTCCAGCCCAAGAGGGCCGGGGAAAAGCTTCAGCCGGCAGGCCGGCATCAAATTTGGAAAAAAGTCATGTCAAATCAAGTGAAAGGCACCGTCAAGTGGTTCAATGACGAGAAAGGTTTCGGGTTCATTGAGCAGGAAGGCGGCAAGGACGTTTTCGTCCACTTCAGCGCCATCAACGGCAATGGCCGCCGCACCCTGGCCGAAGGCCAGCAGGTGACCATGGTGGTAACCCAGGGCCAGAAAGGTCCCCAGGCGGAAAACGTCACTCCTATCTAAGGGCCTGCCCTTACCCTGTTTCCGGCGCCATCAGGCGCCGGTTCTGTTTCAGCTCCCCGTTGGCCTTACCCTCAGGAAACGGGCGAAGCGCGGCTTGCCGCTTTGGGTCAGGCCGTTGTATTGGAAGGTCACCCTGGTCCCCGGGGCCGGTGGCTGGCGCCGCTCGGCATCACTGAAGCCGGTGCCGAGGCGAAACTCCACACCGTTGTCCAGTTTCAGCACCAGTGAGCCCATCATCCCCTGGTACTTGCCCTTGCCAGGCAGCACGGCGATGACCGTCCCTTCCATGTCCTGGTAGGGCTTGAGTTTGAGCAGATCGTCGTCCCGGCCGCCATGGTAGGCGGCGCTGCCCTTGTGAAGCATCAGGCCCTCGCCGCCCTTGGCCAGTACCGCCTCAAGCCTGGCCATGAGGTCGGCCTGGTCCTTGACCTTGAACTGGGTGATGACCTCGAGCCAGGGCAGCTTTTGGGCGGGGATGAGCTTGTTCATGGCCTTGAGCCGTTCGTCGAAGGGACCAGGCTCGCCTGGCATGTCGAAGATCAGGTAATGGACCTTGTGCCAGGCGTTGTCGTCGGGTTCGTCGTCAAGGACTATGGCCGCCACCTCGGCAAAGGCGCTGCGCCCCGTCCAAAGCTCCCCATCCAGCGGCACAGGCGGCAGGGCCTGGGTGAACCAGGCCGGTGCCGTCAATGGCTTGCCGGCCTTGCTCAGCAGCTTCCGGCCCGTCCAGACACCCCGGATCCCGTCCAGCTTTTCGCTGACCCAGTATTGGGAGAGGTCGACCCCTTGATGGTATTGGTTGGCCAGCTGCACCTCGGCCAGGGCCGCTTGGCAGAGCAGGCAACAGATCAGGATGAAGGTTTTCATGGGCCCATTCCCTTGAGTGCCACTGTCTTTCAAGGAAAGACCAGGCCCCAACTCCTGGCAAGCTCAGAGGCCCCGCTGCCACTCCGCCCTGAGCGGCACCAGGCCTTCTCGCGCCCTTTCGATCTGCGCCAGCAGCGCCGCCTTGTCCCGGCCCAGGGTGCCCTTGAGCACCAGGTAGTTGGAAGCGTGGTCGGAGCGGAAAATCGTCTGTTCCAGGCCCAGCTCGCCCAGCAGCCAGGCCTGCTCGTCGATGAGATCCGGCACCGCCAGCGGCGTGAAGGCGCCGCCAAATCCGGCCAGGACCCTGTCCATGCCCAAGGGGAAGGACACCACCAGGGTGGACAGGTATTCGGGCTGGGTGGCGTTCATCAGCCGAGCGGACTGGAGGGCGTGCTGGCGGGAGCGCTCGGCGCCGCCCATGCCGTTCAGGATCATCACGGAGCGCTTGATGCCCGCCTCCCCCAGCTTCAACAAGGCCGCCTTGGAGCTCTCGAAGGTCTCCCCCTTGTTGATGCCGGCCAGCACCTCGTCGTCACCGCTCTCGCAGCCCACATAGACCAGATCGAGGCCAAGCGCCCGCAGCATCTTGAGTTCATCGACACTCTTGTTCTTGAGGTTGCGCGGCAGGCAGTAGCTGCTGATGCGCCTGACGCCGGGCAGGTGCTTGCCGATCAGCTCGCAGATGGCCTGCAGGCGATGAACCGGCAGCGTCATGGCGTCGCCGTCGGCCAGGAACACCCGCTGCACCGCCACGCCGCTGCCGGCCACAGCCCGGATCTCCGCTTCGATCTCCTCAAGTTTTCGGGCCCTGAAGCGTTTCTGGGGCGCCGTGTACATGTCGCAGAAGGTGCACTGGTTGTAGCTGCAGCCGTTGGTGACCTGGAGGATGAGGGAGCGCCATTCCGAGGGGGGCCGGAACAGGGGTTGGATATAAGGCAGGTTGAACATGGGGCTTTTAACTGGTCTTATGAGTTGTGCTAACCATCCCACAGAAATGATGAGGAGGCCAGATGCTGGACCTGTTACCCGACCTTTGCGACAGCCACGGCGACAAGCTGGCGCTGCTGGATCTGCCCTTGCGGGATCTCGGCGGCAAGGCCTGCTTCTTCGGCCAGGTGGTGACGGTGAGCTGCTTCGAGGACAACTCCAGGGTCAAGGAACTGCTGGCAGGCCAGGGTCAGGGCAAGGTGCTGGTGGTGGACGGCGGCGGCTCCTTGCGCCAGGCCTTGATGGGAGACCTCATCGCCCAGAGCGCCGTGGACAACGGCTGGGCCGGGGTGGTGATCCATGGCGCCATCCGCGACGCCGGCACCCTCGCCACCTTGGCGCTGGGGGTCAAGGCCCTGGGCACCACGCCCTTTAAGACGGCGCGGCGCGGCCTGGGAGAAACCCAAGTTTCCCTTGAGCTGGGCGGCCTGACCATCAAACCCGGCCAGTGGCTCTACGCCGACCTCAACGGTGTGGTGCTGAGCGACTTGCCCCTTCATTGACCTTCGGCCGGCCTCACCTGGCTGCTGTAGCGCCAGACGAAGGCCGCCAGCCACAACGCCCCCAGGGGCAGTGTCCAGAAGGCGGTGGCCAGGGGCGCATAATGGGCCCAGAGGCCGGTGCCGAAGGAGGCGGCCTGGACCCCAAGGGAAGCGCCGATGGAGATGAGCCCCGACAGCACAGGGCCCTTGTCGCTGTCCATGTCCATGGCCGACGACAACAGCAGCGGGAACAGGCCTCCCAGCCCCAGGCCCAGCAGCAGGTTGCCGGTCGACAGCGCCACGGACGCCGCCCCCAGCTTGATGACCAAGGCCCCCAGCAGCATCATCCCCGCCAAAAGCCGCATCAACTGCCACGGCGCGAAAAAGCGCAGCAGCGATGAGAAGCCCAGGCGGCTCAGCACCATGCCGGCCGTGAAAAAAGCGAAGACGAAACGGGCCTCGTCCCCCTCCAGCCCCCGGCCCTGCTGGGCATAGCTGACAAACCAGTTGCCGTTGCCAAACTCCACGGCGCCATAGCCGAAGCCGGCCAGGGCCAGCAGCAGGAAGGCTTTGTGGCGCAGCGCCTCGCCGTAGGACAGGCTCTGGCGGGAGGCGCTTCCCGGCAAGGGGGGCAGCTGTTTGGCCTGGCGGGCCGTACGCCAGCTGAAGGCGGCCAGCAGCAACAAGGCCAGGGCCAGCAACCGCAGCGGCCAGCGCCAGTCGTGCTGCCAGAGATAAAGAGCCGAAACATAGAAGGGGGCCAGCAATGTGCCGAGGCTGAACATGAAGTCCATCAGCCCCATCATGGCCGAGCGCCTGGCCAGGTGCAGCCGGGCGATCAGGGTGTGGCCTATGGTGAAGAGCACGGCGCTGACCAACCCCACCCAGAAGGCCCCCACCAGCAACCAGCCCCACTGGGTCACCCAGGACAGCCCCAGCAGCAAGCCGCTGACAGCCGCACTAAGGGAGGCAAACAGGGCCAGGAAATCGAACTTCTGCACGTACTTGCCGGCCAGGAAGGCCCCCAGCAAGGAGCCGGCGGAGATCAGGGTGAAGAAGGCGCCACTGACCACCTCGTCCATGGCCAGGCTCGCCGCCATGTTCGGCAGCAGTATGCCCCAGAGGATGAAGACCATCCCCAGCAGGCAGAAACCGATGAAGATGATGGCGGTGGCAGCGCGGCGCGGCATGGCGACTCCTTGGTGGAGGCCGCATTTTAATGCCGGCCAGCACCGGCGGGAAGTGCCTCAGGCCGGCAGGGGCAGCAGGCCTTCCACTTCGAACAGCTCGGCGGGGAAGAGGTAGAGATCGTTGCCCTCG
This region includes:
- a CDS encoding putative quinol monooxygenase → MSKKVYCIASFEPKPGKDKELFRVLQALEADTLREDGCLQYRLTRQIPSPFAEGSSKPLVFNEIWADMVSFEAHCQRRDIGAFFEAQCLSPDGLVASYNVCVYSDEPEDYDAPALA
- a CDS encoding energy transducer TonB; translation: MMLLLSMLTSVQLFGKVQVSYPQTPAPWVRSEQTEPTYPLPLAKAGIRGCALFNVNIDKDGNTDKVQLVDAIPSRGLEKPAAQLIKGWHWIPSKEGKAQAASQQVRLDFCIDSQSEGKAKAQCLAQSQLKCHSGS
- a CDS encoding DUF3581 family protein, which produces MFLKDYHQDKPEGFAFTRAQASLFAKGVASDFNPIHDEDAKRFCVPGDLLFAMLVSKVGLHQKMRCNFSGMVGSEVTLHLECGQDHALIKDAAGKEYLDMAYSGELSRDEALIEHLIRRYVYFSGQNFPPILLPLMKDKGVMLNPARPLVMYQNMAIDLKRVDLKAPDIVFTGATLDVEGKRGNALLRFDFVEDGEVVGSGEKLMVLSGLVPYEQAEMDKMVAFYFERKAAFAA
- a CDS encoding cold-shock protein, which encodes MSNQVKGTVKWFNDEKGFGFIEQEGGKDVFVHFSAINGNGRRTLAEGQQVTMVVTQGQKGPQAENVTPI
- a CDS encoding DNA ligase, yielding MKTFILICCLLCQAALAEVQLANQYHQGVDLSQYWVSEKLDGIRGVWTGRKLLSKAGKPLTAPAWFTQALPPVPLDGELWTGRSAFAEVAAIVLDDEPDDNAWHKVHYLIFDMPGEPGPFDERLKAMNKLIPAQKLPWLEVITQFKVKDQADLMARLEAVLAKGGEGLMLHKGSAAYHGGRDDDLLKLKPYQDMEGTVIAVLPGKGKYQGMMGSLVLKLDNGVEFRLGTGFSDAERRQPPAPGTRVTFQYNGLTQSGKPRFARFLRVRPTGS
- a CDS encoding radical SAM protein, which gives rise to MFNLPYIQPLFRPPSEWRSLILQVTNGCSYNQCTFCDMYTAPQKRFRARKLEEIEAEIRAVAGSGVAVQRVFLADGDAMTLPVHRLQAICELIGKHLPGVRRISSYCLPRNLKNKSVDELKMLRALGLDLVYVGCESGDDEVLAGINKGETFESSKAALLKLGEAGIKRSVMILNGMGGAERSRQHALQSARLMNATQPEYLSTLVVSFPLGMDRVLAGFGGAFTPLAVPDLIDEQAWLLGELGLEQTIFRSDHASNYLVLKGTLGRDKAALLAQIERAREGLVPLRAEWQRGL
- a CDS encoding putative 4-hydroxy-4-methyl-2-oxoglutarate aldolase — translated: MLDLLPDLCDSHGDKLALLDLPLRDLGGKACFFGQVVTVSCFEDNSRVKELLAGQGQGKVLVVDGGGSLRQALMGDLIAQSAVDNGWAGVVIHGAIRDAGTLATLALGVKALGTTPFKTARRGLGETQVSLELGGLTIKPGQWLYADLNGVVLSDLPLH
- a CDS encoding MFS transporter, with product MPRRAATAIIFIGFCLLGMVFILWGILLPNMAASLAMDEVVSGAFFTLISAGSLLGAFLAGKYVQKFDFLALFASLSAAVSGLLLGLSWVTQWGWLLVGAFWVGLVSAVLFTIGHTLIARLHLARRSAMMGLMDFMFSLGTLLAPFYVSALYLWQHDWRWPLRLLALALLLLAAFSWRTARQAKQLPPLPGSASRQSLSYGEALRHKAFLLLALAGFGYGAVEFGNGNWFVSYAQQGRGLEGDEARFVFAFFTAGMVLSRLGFSSLLRFFAPWQLMRLLAGMMLLGALVIKLGAASVALSTGNLLLGLGLGGLFPLLLSSAMDMDSDKGPVLSGLISIGASLGVQAASFGTGLWAHYAPLATAFWTLPLGALWLAAFVWRYSSQVRPAEGQ